CCGCGCAACAGAAATGGTCACATACTCACAACGACTCTTCTTTTAACGCGTTAGTTTTTTTGCCTGGAATTAGAAAGTCAAGACATTGCTACATGtaatcgtcttcttcttcttttttaaccGTAGCTCTGTGCTGAATTAAAAGTTTTTAAGCGttaaaaccaaaacaaactaCAGATCAACGTGGAGTCCTGTGAACCCCACCGTACGTTATCCAAACCAGGCGACAGCAGCAGCAGTTTGAAAAGAACAAACAATGACCAAATCTCAACTGCCACGTGGTTGGCCGCAATTCCTTTTGCGCAGGTCCCAATTTTTTTCAGGAAGGAACAGTAAACTAACTTTAAGGCGTGTACTTTACCGAGTTTAGCGTGTCCGCCCACTCCCTTTATATATAAGCCTCCCTCTGCCAGACCAACTCCTATTTATAATCACAATTTCCAGTCtctcctccaaaaaaaaaaaaagaaaaaaaaaaaattcgtacTCGTATTCGTATAAACAACCTAATCCCATTCTAAAACACCATCCTCTTGTTTCAACAACTTTTCTGTTCGCCAACAGATTGTTTGGTTGGGTTCGGCCTCAAAAGTCGGAGAAACCGAGGCTCGCATTTGCCAGTCTCAGTAGGGATATGGGGGATTCGTTATTCTGAATCGAATCCATGCCTGAGATCGAGGTCGTCTCCGACGCCGCCTCAGAAGCCAACTCGGAGGAGGGCGGCGGCGCCTTGTTCGGGAAATATGAGCTGGGGAAGCTCCTCGGCCGCGGCGCATTCGCCAAGGTCTACCACGGGCGTGACGTCGGCAACGGGCGGAGCGTGGCGATCAAGGCGGTGAGCAAGCAGAAGGTGCTCAAGGGAGGCTTCACGGCGAACGTGAAGCGCGAGATCTCGATCATGCGGCGGCTGCAGCACCCGCACATCGTGAAGCTCTATGAGGTGTTGGCGACGAAAACCAAGATCTATTTCATCATGGAGTTCGCGAAAGGCGGCGAGTTGTTCGGGAAGATATCCAAGGGGAGGTTCAGCGAGGATCTCAGCCGTCGGTACTTCCAGCAGCTGATCTCCGCCGTCGGATACTGCCACTCCCGCGGCGTGTTCCACCGCGATTTGAAGCCGGAGAATTTGCTGTTGGATGAGAATTGGAATTTGAAGGTCTCGGATTTCGGACTCTCCGCCGTGACGGAGCAGATCCGACCCGACGGGCTTCTCCACACTCTCTGCGGCACCCCCGCCTACGTGGCGCCGGAGATTCTCGCAAAGAAAGGCTACGACGGCGCCAAGGTGGACATATGGTCGTGCGGCATCATACTCTTTGTTCTCAACGCCGGTTACTTGCCGTTCAACGACCCCAATCTGATGGTAATGTACCGGAAAATTTACAAAGGAGAGTTTCGCTTTCCGAGGTGGACGTCGCCTGACCTGAAACGCTTGATTACGCGCCTGCTGGACACGAACGTCGAGACGAGGATCACCGTCGACGAGATTATCAAGGACCCTTGGTTCAGTGTGGGTTACAGGGACGTGAAGTTTCACCTGGAGGACTTCAACATGAAAGAGTGGAGAGACGAGGACAGCGACACGCCGTTGAACGCCTTCGACCTGATATCATTCTCCTCCGGCTTCGACATCTCGGGGCTGTTCCGGAAGCCGGAAATCTCCGACTGCGGGGAGCGGTTCGTGTCGGCGGAGACGCCGGAGAGGATCATCCAGAAGGTGGAGGAGGTGGCATTGGCGGAGGGCATGACGGTGATGGAGAAGAAGAGCTGGGGGGCAAAGCTGGCGGGGCAGAATGGTAATTTGATCGTCGCCATTGGGATTTACCGGTTAACGGAGaagctggtggtggtggagttGAACAAGCGGGAAAGAATAGCGGAGAATTGCCAGCAGCAAATATGGAAAGACAAGCTGAGGCCGCAGCTGTCGTGTCTGATATACAAACCGGAAGAAAAAGTCTCCGGTGAATAACAGAAAAGCTCAATCATGGAGTTTTGGGTAATAATAATATTACAATATGGGGCATTGTCCGGAGAAACTGAACGGAAGAAGAACATTCATTATCATTGACCGGGTTCTTTGTACTAGTTTTTGTCCCGGATTTTGACAAAATGAGTGAAAAGGGAAAGTTTCTCAAAATCTGTACATACATTTTTATTGTCACCATCGTTATTCTCTCATCGGATCCATCAATACATATGGGGATATCTATCTCTAAGAACTTGCTCAGCAGATTTGGCTTTCGTTAGATTTTTTCCGAAAACAACACATGCTCCGGCATATGGTATGTTTTTCTGGTATTGGTAATCAAAGTAGGCAATTAGCAAATCGGAGTATCAGACGAATAACACACAGAAGGTAAAGACAGTAATGCAGTAACCTATGGTAATTGAAGAAGACAAATCAGACGTCCCAtgaaaggacaaaaaaaaacagttataggggggggggggggacctTTAATTTTTAATGTGAAAGCTTAGCCGTGCAACATAgtgattttgacatatttaTTGACAGCATTATTATTAGATTAAAATGCAGATAGACTAGAATAATACAAATATTTGACATTTTGTTTTGGTAAATTAGAAATTCACACGTTTTGATCTCATTGAATTGAGACGTGTTTGGTTCTACCGACAAAACTTAAACCAAAAACATATTGTGCTTTGAGCTAAGTCtaaaaaagaaacatattgcttaggggtcatcatgggc
Above is a genomic segment from Rosa chinensis cultivar Old Blush chromosome 3, RchiOBHm-V2, whole genome shotgun sequence containing:
- the LOC112192642 gene encoding CBL-interacting serine/threonine-protein kinase 14 → MPEIEVVSDAASEANSEEGGGALFGKYELGKLLGRGAFAKVYHGRDVGNGRSVAIKAVSKQKVLKGGFTANVKREISIMRRLQHPHIVKLYEVLATKTKIYFIMEFAKGGELFGKISKGRFSEDLSRRYFQQLISAVGYCHSRGVFHRDLKPENLLLDENWNLKVSDFGLSAVTEQIRPDGLLHTLCGTPAYVAPEILAKKGYDGAKVDIWSCGIILFVLNAGYLPFNDPNLMVMYRKIYKGEFRFPRWTSPDLKRLITRLLDTNVETRITVDEIIKDPWFSVGYRDVKFHLEDFNMKEWRDEDSDTPLNAFDLISFSSGFDISGLFRKPEISDCGERFVSAETPERIIQKVEEVALAEGMTVMEKKSWGAKLAGQNGNLIVAIGIYRLTEKLVVVELNKRERIAENCQQQIWKDKLRPQLSCLIYKPEEKVSGE